The genomic interval TGTGAAGTACAATACTATttggagaaaatatatatatatatatatatatatattttacaaaccACAAATCACCAAAATGGTTGGTGACAATTGACAAAAACAGGAGAAATCTCTACTGAATGGTAGGTGGTCCAAAAATTTTCCAATTTTCCACcaccttcccctctctctccaccccacccactcccctccccctctcacACTCCTCATCCCCAACCAAATCTCATCACCATCACTCCCACCAACCGCCACCcatggctgccgccgcctccgactccgactcccccgccgccgccgccgctcgccaccacgACGACCCCACCCTCCCCGCATTcgcctccttctctctctccctctccctccgcacccccgcctccccctccccggcggcgcTCGCCTCCGTCCCTTCCACCATCCACCTCCCCACCCAAATCTCCACGCTCGCCGTCTGCCTCcacccctccgcctccgcctccgcgtccccctcctcccgccgccgcctcaacgccgccgccgccgcgtcgtcgctcCTCGCCCCGCTCCCGGCCTCCACGCCGGGCCTCTCCCGCTCCTTCCCTTCGggcgcgcccgcggcggccgggcggcgccgcACGCTCGTGTGGTTCCGCGccgacctccgcctccacgaCCACGAGcccctccacgccgccgtcggggcgtcgtcgtcgctgctcccgGTCTTCGTGTTCGACCCGCGCGACTTCGGCAAGTCCCCCTCGGGCTTCGACCGCACGGGGCCCTACCGCGCAGGCTTCCTGCTGGACTCCGTCGCCGACCTGCGCCGGGgcctccgcgcgcgcggcggcgacctggtGGTGCGCGTGGGGAGGCCCGAGGTGGTGATCCCCGagctcgcgcgcgccgccggtgcGGAGGCCGTGTTCGCGCACGGCGAGGTGTCGCGCGACGAGTGCCGCGCCGAGGAGAAGGTGAGCAAGGCCGTTGAGAAGGAGGGAATCGAGGTCAAGTACTTCTGGGGCAGCACGCTGTACCACCTGGATGACCTGCCCTTCCGCCTCGAGGACATGCCGTCCAACTACGGTGGATTCAGGGAGGCTGTGAAGGGGTTGGATGTCAGGAAGGTTCTCGACGCGCCGGAGGAGGTCAAGTGTGTTCCCATGAAGAATGTGCTTGAGCCCGGTGAGATCCCCACGCTTGCCGAGCTCGGCCTCACTGCGCCACCGGCCATGGCACATGTGAGTCTCTCAAGGGATATAATTTTTCTACTCGTTCTAGTGTTTAATATTTCAGTGATTAGCCAAATTTAGCAAGCTGTTAGTACTCCATGACATTTAACTCAGCACTTACTCTTTCAGCAAATTTTACAAGTTGAAGCAAATGAGAGTAGCCAAATATAGATAGTCCATTGTTTTGATGGATACCATTCTTAACCCTGTTTGGTTTATGCTAGGTTGTGAATTCTCGTGAATATAGGTGTTAATTTGGTTTAACTTCACGCTAGGTAGGTATTATACCTCTATTCGTGAATATAGAGTGTGATTACAGCCGTGCTTGTGCTGATTGGCTTACCTACACACTCGCTTGTTTGTGCATTTGTGAAATGATATGATATGAGCAGTAGGGTACAAAACGGATATGGAAACCTTTAATTCGTAGTAgcgtaataattaaaaataaaccgCCCGATTGTACTAAACGACAATATGTAGTCAGCAAATATGTAGTGTCGACTTGTTCTGCAATCTGAATGTCCGATTGGTTATTATTATCAATATGCGCTAGATGGTTTTGTCTCACCTTCTTGGCATGTCTAAACATTTTGGAACATTTGAAACTAGTCACATAATCCAATTACTTACGCCTTGTCCATGTGATGTCAAACTGAGTTATGGACATCTTAAACCTGTAACTTAGCCCCTTGTGAGTTGTTTGCATGGGATCTTGACAGTGACATGTGgctgattttttaaaaaagttttgtAGATGTGGACTACTATATCAAATGATTGGATCATTTAATTTGAATAATCAGATGCTTTAAGTTGATTTTCTAATTTCTACATATTAGACCTTTGTATGGTGTATTCTTAATCAGCAGGATTATATTTTTTGGGCCTTGTTTTAGCATATCACTTTTACAAAAGTCTACAAACCTTAAAGAAGAGTGGGGGTTGGAATGCAGAAAAGTCTGTATTAGTATTAAAAATAGATGATCATATACTTGAAAATTATATGGGAGAGAATCTTTTGTTTCATTTACTATTTTTTAGGCTAGTCAATATCTGCATCTACCTAATACGAACTACTTTGATCTAAGATTCATGACCTGTCAAAGAAAATCATCAAGACAcattatttttctcattttcatTAATGGCATGTGGATTGATTTCATAACTTTCTATTCCCTTTTGATACAGCATTGTGTTCCATTATACACTATCTAATGTATTATGCATGCTAACTTAGAAAAGCAATCTGTTAATTTAGGGCTCAAAAGCTGCTGTTGGTTCTACTCTCATTGGTGGTGAAGCTGAAGCTCTGGAGAGGTTGAAGAAGTTTGCTTCAGAATGTTGTATGCAGCCAAACAAAGGGGACAAGGACAGCACTCGAGATAGCATATATGGTGCTAATTTCTCCTGCAAAATTTCACCATGGCTTGCTACAGGTTGCCTCTCACCGCGCTTCATGTATGAGGAGTTGAAGAAGCATGCTTCAAGGTACAGGATATTTCTGAACAGCATAGGGAGGGAAGACAATATACTACAATACATGACTGCGTTACTCTTTCCGCTTTTGTACGTAATTGGCAATTTCTCCCTCATTACAGAGCAATTCCATCGGGATCAACACCCAAGAATGGTGATGGCACATCTGATGCTGGTACAAATTGGTTAATGTTCGAATTGCTATGGAGAGATTTCTTCAGGTATGTATTGCTTATGAGATTCCCATAGTCCCATGTAATCCAATGAATTGTGTCTTGTATAATATGAAGTTCTGTTCCTTTTACCAAGTCGAAAAATCTGAAATACAGTACACAATTCATAGAATTTATGTTTGCCCTGTAAAATTTTACTGAATGGACTATCAAGATTCTAGGCATTATAACCACTGCATTATATGAAGGAAATAATAACTGCTGAATTCTAACTAACGAATGTAAATATCTTTAGGTTCATCACAAAGAAGTACAGTTCTGCACAGAAGACCTCTGAAGTTGCTCCTGCCACTGGTTGCACCCCTACCCCAGCGCTTGCATAAACTAGATAGTCAATCTGAGAGGCGTCTGCCATTTTCCCCCCACCTTCTGTTTTGGCCAAATTATGCAGATATCTGATGGTGTGTTTTTTCCGCAATAAATGTAACTAGTGAAGATGTCCTGAGTAAGCTGTTCCTGCATTTTGGACTAATTTGATCTCAGAAGAGATCCTTTTGTATCTGTCGACATTCCTGCAAAGACAATTCAAGGGCACTGTGACCCAATCAAGTGCTTGGTTCAGTTTTGTTCATGAGTGTCGATATTCTCTGCCATCATTTTAGTTGTAACATTGCATTGAGGAGACGAGGCAATGATGTTACCACAATTCAATCAGCTCTCTGTTGAGCTGAGTAACTGTCACGTCTAGCTTCATTGATGACAAGCTTCCATCACTCGCGTACCCGCATGAACCCTATCGAAGGCATGCTAATGGCAATGCCCCcgtttttggctatttttaaatgctgttttttCACAATTCTTTATACTAATGTCCAAAGAGATACTATGCAACAAGGCTAATGTCCGACTCAACATAACACAATAATGAATCGGATTTATTCCGAGTGATATTGGCCATAGTAAAAGCTGATGTGCTCGATTCAGTATCAGCTGATGATACCAACAGCACTAACAGCTCCATCAGGTTCCAgttaaaactttaaaaatgcaCACTTCTCAACTGCAAAGGTGAGAACCAATAATTCTTCAACTTGCTTACCTAAGCATAGGTTTTAAGCACACAGGGAAACATTGATAAATGAAACATCAAAATTCTTCTCTTCAGTGACTACAGCATAGTGTTCCAGCAAGTTCAAAAGTTCACAAGACATAGAAAAAGGCAGTGCATctaatcctcctcctcgccctcgttCTCGGCGATGTTGAAGTACCGGAGCTCGTACACGTTGCGGTCCTTGTTGGATGCAATCACCCGTAGCCAGTCACGCACATTGTGCTTCTTCAGGTACTTCTTGGTCAAGTACTTCAGGTACCTGAGGAAACAATAAACGATATATGGGTCAAacaaaataatcaaataaatattttgattCAAGTATAGAAGCATTTCACAGGGGATAGAGCATCAGATCCTCAAGTATAAGTAGAACATTGCGAAACACTCTAGTCTAGTGTTCAATACAAACAGAAGTAGTTAAGCAGACATGACAAGAATTGAACAAGGCATAGCAAAATGAGCAAACAAAAATGTCGGCCAAAATGATATGGTAAGTACACAATATACATCAGAAAACATTTTAGTGGCACACAATCTGCATTGCAGGATTATCCTGTACAGAAAAGGTAACAAATGCACAGGAGACGAAGGTACCATTAGTTTTATGGTAGTTAAGTAGCCTAATTCCATTAGGGCATAAACTATAGAGAAGTAGAAAACAACCAATATGGCACAAAGATCTTTTATATGCTCTAGCAGTGTGTATCATTCAGACACTACACTACTCTGCAACACAAACCAGTATTCATTTCAGCATATCCACTAAATGATTTGCTCACTACAGCCTACAGAGAACTCGATGCTTATATAAGACTAAGTGGGACAAAATGCCTAATTGCACAGCCAAAAACATTACCAGTTGACATATCGAATCTCGCTAAAATTCGTATCAAACGCAACGGACCAATATGCTTTCATCTGCTATAGACACGTCAATGATATAACAGATTAACTACAAACTACATGAAGCAACAAGCATAGATCTGGGCatctgggggggggggggggcaaggaGGAGTTTGGGGAGGTGGTTATACCTCTTGGAGAAGGGCCCGTCGGAGGTGACGGTGACCTTGGTCTTGTCGCGGGAGACGGTGACGGACTCGCCGAGGTTGCCGGCCTTGCCTCCGGCGACCTTGATGCGCTCCTGCAGGAACTTCTCGAGCGACGCGATCTCCATGATCTTGTCGTCGACGGGCTTGGCGCAGTCGATGACGAAGGTGACGGAGCCCTTCTTCTTCCCGGCGCCGCCCttgccccccgccgccgccgccacgccgcgcgccaTCTCCCCTCGAGCTTCGCTTCCCTCTTCCGCTGCgactgcggctgcggctgctgcgtCCGGGTtgaggcggtggaggcgatagggttttgagggaggcgaaggcgaggtgGGTATAAATATTATTAGGGTTGGGTTGATCCGACGGTCGAGACTGCTCGATGGCTGTagatttgcatttttttttttttgctctcgTTGGGCCGTGGACATGTGATGCATCTCTGGTTTTGTACTGTAATGGGCCGAGTTATTGGGCCTCCTGTGTGGACTTGggtcctctctctttttttccttttcccgaTAAAAGATGGAGATTTTAGCTATAGCTCGGTTTCTGTTAGAACGCTTTTCGAAACATTTCGTGTCAAGACATTCTTATATAGAATTGCTTTAAaatatgtgatgtttttttagtttgaaatatttaaaacttaattaaccaCGCGCTCGTACTTAATGTTCATCTTACTCAAACGGCGCAtaatacactaaaattttatcaGATCTCCAAAAAATTTTCATTCAGTCCACGTGGACAGTTCTCATGATACTGCAGCCACGTTTGGGGAGATTTTACTAATATCTCTCCAAACAAGTTTTACTTTTTCGAGGGAAAAACGCTCTAGATACTCGCAGTTTTAATACACATGATTCAGAAAATGAAACAATAGTCACCCTGGCTTCTACAAATTCTTGAGATTAAAGCAAGCTTAGTGTTTGTGTTAATTACCGACGCTAGTTAGGTGACAGGGTGCTGACTAACTTCTAGCTCACCGGGGTGGTAAGATTGAAGGAGATGAGGAGGGAAGAGGGATGAGTTGAGATTGGAAGTTTataatagagagaagagagagcacAGTGGAAAAATGTCAAGAGGGGGAGGAAGTACTCGTTCAGAAGCGGAAACTGCGTCATCAGTCATCACCAGTTGTTTGTTTTCAATTGCGCGCACATCTCTTatagcaaatttaatagtatagccaactactagctccaattcatctatagacattctaatagctcattcatacaatagttacataatacacaattaatacctggtcccacatgtcatacacacactgcgttttggagtctgtgctacagctggctacaaatctgtagcccgctgctattctctccccttatttatcttcttaaaatatatttgcagctggcttatagcctgttattgtacctgctctaaaccTATTGTACCCTCTTTATGCTTGAGAATGACGACAAGGCCCATGATTGGGGTTCTAGTAAAACTCCAATCCTAGCATCTCCCTTGATAGGCTGTCTAAATTTTACTGTGCCCCTTGTTTTTACAACTATTGGATCTCCTAGGTTTAACTTCCATCACTGCCATGTAAGGATGATCTGGTTAAAAGCAGCAGCGGCACAGCGAGGCctaaggccattcacagtggGTTTATATGGCATTCAATCTCAACCTAAAAAACCGAATATTCCTTGCCACATCATCCAACCGGGCGGCTTCCTCAGCTCCGCGTAGCTAACTTTGGCTACGCGTTCTTTGTCTCAGCGGGACCCACACTCATgctagaggagagaggggagaagggcGAAGCAGCCGAcggggagagaggagcggcAGCGCCGACTCAGGGACCGCCGTTGCTTCGAGGAAGGAGCTCGACGGCGCTGGGCCACCCGCTCCCCTGCTCCCGCGCCACCGACGCCGGTGCTGGttcgggagaggagaggaggggtcgacgacggggagaggagggcgccACTGCGGAGCTCGTCGCAGCCCCTGCCTGTGTGACGGCCTCCGCTCgctgccggccgcgccgccagagctcgccggccacgccgcccCCCAATCCGTGACGACCTCCACTTGCTGCcgaccgcgccaccgccggaagaggaggaggggaaggcagggccgacggggagagaggagcggcTGCGCCGCCCCCCGATCTACGCCGGTCGggcctcggccgcgccgcccctcaATCTGCTCGTCGGAGAGGGGGGAGATGAGGTTGAGGCCGgtgagaggggagaggcggtgaTGGCTGTGAGGTTGCCAGCCGCTGCTCAACCTggtgccggccgccgctgctcaGCCCGTTGCTACCGCCGCTCGGCCCGGTCACCGCTCCCTGCAGCGTTTGCTCTGCGATGGCCCGGTGAGGAAAGGagtagaagagagagaaagagtgggTGGGGAgatgaaaaatgaaaagttgGTATCGGTGGGACCCACACTACAAGTAACTGCACTGTAGAGCATGTAGTTTATACCGTTCTTGTCTACATGGTATGCGAAGAACACTAAAATTTAGTGACGCCCTGTGAATGGCCTCACACGAACAAAGACCAAGCTCATATAAACAGCAACGAACATGGGCCAGAATCTGGCCCGAAACGTTGAATCCTTCAGCGACTGAGCCTGTAAGCCAGCCCATTAATCACCAtccccaaaaccctaaccccccaACCAGAATTCACCAGAGCTTCGCTCAgctcctctccccttctccctctccctctccaggcGCTGCTGCTCCGCGAACCCTAGCCATGGCGCGAGTCCACCACGTGAGCGCTCCTCCCCTCTCGATCCCATCCCCCAAATCTCCGTGCATCGTTTGCTTGAATCGTTGTTCGGTTTCACTCACCCGTGTTCTTTTTTCCTCGCGCGGGAGCAGAAGaacggtcgcggcggcggcggtggcggcggcggtggcaagggTAAGGGCAAAGGCAAGTGGAAGATGCCGGCGTCGGTGGCGCGGAAGcagcaggcggcgatggcgaacgTGGACCAGGTCACCGGCGACAAGATCCCCAAGAGCTTCGTCTTCTCCCGCGGCAAGCTGCCCACCACGCTCCGCCATCTCCAGCAGGATCTCCGCAAGGTCATGCTCCCCTACACCGCCCTGAATCTCAAGGTCCCGCATCCTCACACTTCGCATCCATTGTTTGTTTGAGATATCTTCTTTGGGCGTGGTCACGAGCCGcaattttttttggtgtttTCCCCCATTTGAAACAATCTAACAGGAGAAGAAACGGAACAACCTCAAGGATTTCGTCAACGTCTCCGGCCCGTTGGGCGTGACGCATTTCTTCATCCTCACGAACCCCAAGAGCTCGCCGCACTTGCGCATGGCGAAGACGCCGCAGGGTCCTACCTACACATTTCAGATAAAGGAGTATGCTCTCGCCGCCGACATTGCGAACTCACAGAAGCGACCGAGGTGTCCCCCAGAGATATTCAAGAATTCACCTCTGGTATATATATGCCGTggctttgtttttttcccccttgTTTGGGAGGTTTTATGATTGTTATTGTTAGGATGCTTCTTGGGGGCATTGTGATAGCATTTGTGTGGAATCATGGTTTGGCAGACTGTACTCAGTGGCTTTGGCGGTCTTGGCGAGCCTTTCAAGAGTTTGGTCGAATATTTTCGGCATATGACCCCTGCTATTGATCCAGTCACTGTAAGTAGCGGATGTCATCTTCGTGCTAGAACTTAATTGTCTTCTTTCTAGCATagtaaaatgattttatattttACATGACAGGTTAAGCTGTCAACCTGTCAAAGGATTCTGTTGATACATTTCGACAGAGAAAAGGAAATGATCAATTTCAGGCATTACTCCATCAAGCTCCAGCCTGTTGGGGTCACCCGCAAGATTAGAAAGCTCATGCAGAACAACCAAGTGCCAGACCTAAGGGACCTGAACGACGTTAGCGATTATGTGACAAAGTAAGAAACAACTTCTCTTTTAAATTAACTGTAATGGGATATTGTGAAACATGTGGTAAATATGTCAACATTAAGCTGCTGTGATCAGTTGTTAATAAAACACTGTTAAGGATAAATGCAAATAGAGACTCAAATTTAACAGGAAACCTTCAATGGTTAAGTAGGTTAAATGCTCTGTGTGTAGCATCCAGGACCTACATATAGAATATGAGAATTCCAATTTGTCCTTTGAGCAATGAAGGATTGGTTACTGTGATATTACCAGACcaagatattttttatatgttgctTTTTCAGCTGAATTCTTCGGCACTCTTGGACCAGTAATATTTTCCCTCCCAAATATTCAGTGTAGAAACAGTGGAACATGGAAGCATACTTATTAGCCATCATTGAACCCATCCCCCCTCCCTAGGTCTCCTCCTCGCAGTTAGATTTAAACGCACTTAAGAGATTTAAAGCACAACTATCCACTGTTCTATTACTACAATTCTCTGATAATGGAAATGAATATATTCTAGGTGTTTGTTATCTGGCTTTCTGGGTACTTTTATTAATGGAAATCAACAAAATGGAATTAGTTATACTTGCACCTGTttattactacttcctccgtttcataatataagtcattctag from Oryza glaberrima chromosome 3, OglaRS2, whole genome shotgun sequence carries:
- the LOC127766885 gene encoding blue-light photoreceptor PHR2; translation: MAAAASDSDSPAAAAARHHDDPTLPAFASFSLSLSLRTPASPSPAALASVPSTIHLPTQISTLAVCLHPSASASASPSSRRRLNAAAAASSLLAPLPASTPGLSRSFPSGAPAAAGRRRTLVWFRADLRLHDHEPLHAAVGASSSLLPVFVFDPRDFGKSPSGFDRTGPYRAGFLLDSVADLRRGLRARGGDLVVRVGRPEVVIPELARAAGAEAVFAHGEVSRDECRAEEKVSKAVEKEGIEVKYFWGSTLYHLDDLPFRLEDMPSNYGGFREAVKGLDVRKVLDAPEEVKCVPMKNVLEPGEIPTLAELGLTAPPAMAHGSKAAVGSTLIGGEAEALERLKKFASECCMQPNKGDKDSTRDSIYGANFSCKISPWLATGCLSPRFMYEELKKHASRAIPSGSTPKNGDGTSDAGTNWLMFELLWRDFFRFITKKYSSAQKTSEVAPATGCTPTPALA
- the LOC127766887 gene encoding 60S ribosomal protein L22-2-like, whose product is MARGVAAAAGGKGGAGKKKGSVTFVIDCAKPVDDKIMEIASLEKFLQERIKVAGGKAGNLGESVTVSRDKTKVTVTSDGPFSKRYLKYLTKKYLKKHNVRDWLRVIASNKDRNVYELRYFNIAENEGEEED
- the LOC127766886 gene encoding peter Pan-like protein isoform X1, translating into MASHEQRPSSYKQQRTWARIWPETLNPSATEPVSQPINHHPQNPNPPTRIHQSFAQLLSPSPSPSPGAAAPRTLAMARVHHKNGRGGGGGGGGGKGKGKGKWKMPASVARKQQAAMANVDQVTGDKIPKSFVFSRGKLPTTLRHLQQDLRKVMLPYTALNLKEKKRNNLKDFVNVSGPLGVTHFFILTNPKSSPHLRMAKTPQGPTYTFQIKEYALAADIANSQKRPRCPPEIFKNSPLTVLSGFGGLGEPFKSLVEYFRHMTPAIDPVTVKLSTCQRILLIHFDREKEMINFRHYSIKLQPVGVTRKIRKLMQNNQVPDLRDLNDVSDYVTKAGYGSESEVDDEAATVSLASDVDKLNRASRKSAIRLQEIGPRMKLHLVKVEAGLCSGDVLYPQPVGKEGLGKKGKEVEEETEGQEDEDLMESDDDPEDESEE
- the LOC127766886 gene encoding peter Pan-like protein isoform X2; translated protein: MARVHHKNGRGGGGGGGGGKGKGKGKWKMPASVARKQQAAMANVDQVTGDKIPKSFVFSRGKLPTTLRHLQQDLRKVMLPYTALNLKEKKRNNLKDFVNVSGPLGVTHFFILTNPKSSPHLRMAKTPQGPTYTFQIKEYALAADIANSQKRPRCPPEIFKNSPLTVLSGFGGLGEPFKSLVEYFRHMTPAIDPVTVKLSTCQRILLIHFDREKEMINFRHYSIKLQPVGVTRKIRKLMQNNQVPDLRDLNDVSDYVTKAGYGSESEVDDEAATVSLASDVDKLNRASRKSAIRLQEIGPRMKLHLVKVEAGLCSGDVLYPQPGKEGLGKKGKEVEEETEGQEDEDLMESDDDPEDESEE